One genomic region from Portunus trituberculatus isolate SZX2019 chromosome 5, ASM1759143v1, whole genome shotgun sequence encodes:
- the LOC123515793 gene encoding protein HGV2-like isoform X4 gives MASTTPSTKAQADSTTTTPHPPTTDEKVHAASAAFNHFSQGKRHLLVGDFKSAVAAFKEATESLVKLYGEQAPECGDAYYHYGHALLELARKEAGVLGPDLDGASSQEGSTGEEEDEEEESEESQEEEEGGKKEEGEEEEEEDGEGKEKDKKGNAEEGEGENTEEEEEVTTLQCAWEWLDVARVIFDKQEETPEVVKKRAQIRLSLGEVCMESEDYEGAINEFKQCLQMQEPVLEKDDRSLAETHYQLGLVYSLSDNFDSAVSHYTAAVDVIQLKIKNLQARVTEKNSWSKERRDKDLAESKDVFYTEEGEIEDLQQLLPDIHLKIVDMKEMKAASVEKLQQAAKAMLLGKGEGPGSSSQVFSQAREGEASGSVASSSKSSDAKPLMCQVRRKRKPEEDEATDEQKKPRLENGVKREGTEEQEEDKSKAASNFVVKSIAVKRKVAENGKESSAESSPAKAESSSSSKSESSSNSTESSLAPQEIK, from the exons GCATGCGGCGAGTGCAGCATTCAACCATTTCTCCCAGGGCAAGCGACACCTCCTAGTCGGGGACTTCAAGTCTGCTGTTGCTGCATTCAAG GAGGCAACGGAATCTCTGGTGAAGCTGTATGGAGAGCAGGCGCCGGAGTGTGGCGATGCATACTACCACTACGGCCATGCACTGCTGGAGCTGGCACGCAAGGAGGCAGGCGTGCTGGGGCCAGACCTGGACGGCGCTAGTAGCC AAGAGGGAAgcacaggtgaggaggaagacgaagaggaagagagtgaagagtcacaagaggaggaggaaggtggaaagaaagaggaaggagaagaggaggaagaggaagatggagaaggaaaggagaaagataagaaaggaaatgctgaggaaggagaag GTGAGAatactgaggaagaggaggaggtgaccacCCTGCAGTGTGCCTGGGAGTGGCTGGATGTGGCTCGAGTCATCTTTGACAA GCAGGAGGAGACGCCGGAAGTTGTCAAGAAGAGGGCACAAATTCGCTTGAGTCTGGGTGAAGTGTGCATGGAGAGTGAGGACTATGAGGGAGCCATCAATGAGTTCAAGCAATGCCTTCAGATGCAG gagCCTGTGTTGGAGAAGGATGACCGCTCCCTGGCAGAGACGCACTACCAGCTGGGGTTGGTCTACAGCCTCTCAGACAACTTTGACAGTGCCGTGTCTCACTACACGGCCGCTGTTGACGTCATTCAACTCAAGATCAAGAACCTGCAGGCAAGAGTCACCGAAAAGAACTCGTGGAGCAAGGAGCGCAGGGATAAAGACT TGGCAGAGAGCAAGGATGTGTTCTATACAGAGGAGGGGGAGATCGAGGACCTGCAGCAGCTCCTTCCTGACATTCACCTCAAGATTGTCgacatgaaggaaatgaaagctgCTTCTGTTGAGAAACTTCAACAGGCAGCCAAg GCTATGCTCCTGGGCAAGGGGGAGGGACCCGGCTCGTCAAGTCAAGTGTTCTCACaagcaagggaaggagaggcgagTGGAAGTGTTGCCTCCTCATCCAAGTCTTCTGATGCCAAACCTCTCATGTGTCAAGTGAGACGCAAG CGAAAACCTGAGGAAGACGAGGCCACAGACGAACAGAAGAAGCCCAGGCTGGAGAATGGAGTGAAGCGTGAGGGAaccgaggagcaggaggag GACAAGAGCAAGGCAGCAAGCAATTTTGTGGTCAAGTCAATCGCCGTCAAGAGAAAAGTTGCTGAGAATGGTAAAGAGTCGTCAGCAGAGTCCTCCCCGGCCAAGGcagaatcttcctcctcttccaaatcAGAGTCTTCCTCTAACTCGACTGAATCTTCGTTGGCTCctcaagaaattaaatga
- the LOC123515793 gene encoding protein HGV2-like isoform X3, with the protein MASTTPSTKAQADSTTTTPHPPTTDEKVHAASAAFNHFSQGKRHLLVGDFKSAVAAFKEATESLVKLYGEQAPECGDAYYHYGHALLELARKEAGVLGPDLDGASSQEGSTGEEEDEEEESEESQEEEEGGKKEEGEEEEEEDGEGKEKDKKGNAEEGEGENTEEEEEVTTLQCAWEWLDVARVIFDKQEETPEVVKKRAQIRLSLGEVCMESEDYEGAINEFKQCLQMQEPVLEKDDRSLAETHYQLGLVYSLSDNFDSAVSHYTAAVDVIQLKIKNLQARVTEKNSWSKERRDKDLAESKDVFYTEEGEIEDLQQLLPDIHLKIVDMKEMKAASVEKLQQAAKAMLLGKGEGPGSSSQVFSQAREGEASGSVASSSKSSDAKPLMCQVRRKQRKPEEDEATDEQKKPRLENGVKREGTEEQEEDKSKAASNFVVKSIAVKRKVAENGKESSAESSPAKAESSSSSKSESSSNSTESSLAPQEIK; encoded by the exons GCATGCGGCGAGTGCAGCATTCAACCATTTCTCCCAGGGCAAGCGACACCTCCTAGTCGGGGACTTCAAGTCTGCTGTTGCTGCATTCAAG GAGGCAACGGAATCTCTGGTGAAGCTGTATGGAGAGCAGGCGCCGGAGTGTGGCGATGCATACTACCACTACGGCCATGCACTGCTGGAGCTGGCACGCAAGGAGGCAGGCGTGCTGGGGCCAGACCTGGACGGCGCTAGTAGCC AAGAGGGAAgcacaggtgaggaggaagacgaagaggaagagagtgaagagtcacaagaggaggaggaaggtggaaagaaagaggaaggagaagaggaggaagaggaagatggagaaggaaaggagaaagataagaaaggaaatgctgaggaaggagaag GTGAGAatactgaggaagaggaggaggtgaccacCCTGCAGTGTGCCTGGGAGTGGCTGGATGTGGCTCGAGTCATCTTTGACAA GCAGGAGGAGACGCCGGAAGTTGTCAAGAAGAGGGCACAAATTCGCTTGAGTCTGGGTGAAGTGTGCATGGAGAGTGAGGACTATGAGGGAGCCATCAATGAGTTCAAGCAATGCCTTCAGATGCAG gagCCTGTGTTGGAGAAGGATGACCGCTCCCTGGCAGAGACGCACTACCAGCTGGGGTTGGTCTACAGCCTCTCAGACAACTTTGACAGTGCCGTGTCTCACTACACGGCCGCTGTTGACGTCATTCAACTCAAGATCAAGAACCTGCAGGCAAGAGTCACCGAAAAGAACTCGTGGAGCAAGGAGCGCAGGGATAAAGACT TGGCAGAGAGCAAGGATGTGTTCTATACAGAGGAGGGGGAGATCGAGGACCTGCAGCAGCTCCTTCCTGACATTCACCTCAAGATTGTCgacatgaaggaaatgaaagctgCTTCTGTTGAGAAACTTCAACAGGCAGCCAAg GCTATGCTCCTGGGCAAGGGGGAGGGACCCGGCTCGTCAAGTCAAGTGTTCTCACaagcaagggaaggagaggcgagTGGAAGTGTTGCCTCCTCATCCAAGTCTTCTGATGCCAAACCTCTCATGTGTCAAGTGAGACGCAAG CAGCGAAAACCTGAGGAAGACGAGGCCACAGACGAACAGAAGAAGCCCAGGCTGGAGAATGGAGTGAAGCGTGAGGGAaccgaggagcaggaggag GACAAGAGCAAGGCAGCAAGCAATTTTGTGGTCAAGTCAATCGCCGTCAAGAGAAAAGTTGCTGAGAATGGTAAAGAGTCGTCAGCAGAGTCCTCCCCGGCCAAGGcagaatcttcctcctcttccaaatcAGAGTCTTCCTCTAACTCGACTGAATCTTCGTTGGCTCctcaagaaattaaatga
- the LOC123515793 gene encoding protein HGV2-like isoform X2, with product MASTTPSTKAQADSTTTTPHPPTTDEKVHAASAAFNHFSQGKRHLLVGDFKSAVAAFKEATESLVKLYGEQAPECGDAYYHYGHALLELARKEAGVLGPDLDGASSQEGSTGEEEDEEEESEESQEEEEGGKKEEGEEEEEEDGEGKEKDKKGNAEEGEGENTEEEEEVTTLQCAWEWLDVARVIFDKQEETPEVVKKRAQIRLSLGEVCMESEDYEGAINEFKQCLQMQEPVLEKDDRSLAETHYQLGLVYSLSDNFDSAVSHYTAAVDVIQLKIKNLQARVTEKNSWSKERRDKDLAESKDVFYTEEGEIEDLQQLLPDIHLKIVDMKEMKAASVEKLQQAAKPGDIAAMLLGKGEGPGSSSQVFSQAREGEASGSVASSSKSSDAKPLMCQVRRKRKPEEDEATDEQKKPRLENGVKREGTEEQEEDKSKAASNFVVKSIAVKRKVAENGKESSAESSPAKAESSSSSKSESSSNSTESSLAPQEIK from the exons GCATGCGGCGAGTGCAGCATTCAACCATTTCTCCCAGGGCAAGCGACACCTCCTAGTCGGGGACTTCAAGTCTGCTGTTGCTGCATTCAAG GAGGCAACGGAATCTCTGGTGAAGCTGTATGGAGAGCAGGCGCCGGAGTGTGGCGATGCATACTACCACTACGGCCATGCACTGCTGGAGCTGGCACGCAAGGAGGCAGGCGTGCTGGGGCCAGACCTGGACGGCGCTAGTAGCC AAGAGGGAAgcacaggtgaggaggaagacgaagaggaagagagtgaagagtcacaagaggaggaggaaggtggaaagaaagaggaaggagaagaggaggaagaggaagatggagaaggaaaggagaaagataagaaaggaaatgctgaggaaggagaag GTGAGAatactgaggaagaggaggaggtgaccacCCTGCAGTGTGCCTGGGAGTGGCTGGATGTGGCTCGAGTCATCTTTGACAA GCAGGAGGAGACGCCGGAAGTTGTCAAGAAGAGGGCACAAATTCGCTTGAGTCTGGGTGAAGTGTGCATGGAGAGTGAGGACTATGAGGGAGCCATCAATGAGTTCAAGCAATGCCTTCAGATGCAG gagCCTGTGTTGGAGAAGGATGACCGCTCCCTGGCAGAGACGCACTACCAGCTGGGGTTGGTCTACAGCCTCTCAGACAACTTTGACAGTGCCGTGTCTCACTACACGGCCGCTGTTGACGTCATTCAACTCAAGATCAAGAACCTGCAGGCAAGAGTCACCGAAAAGAACTCGTGGAGCAAGGAGCGCAGGGATAAAGACT TGGCAGAGAGCAAGGATGTGTTCTATACAGAGGAGGGGGAGATCGAGGACCTGCAGCAGCTCCTTCCTGACATTCACCTCAAGATTGTCgacatgaaggaaatgaaagctgCTTCTGTTGAGAAACTTCAACAGGCAGCCAAg CCTGGGGACATTGCA GCTATGCTCCTGGGCAAGGGGGAGGGACCCGGCTCGTCAAGTCAAGTGTTCTCACaagcaagggaaggagaggcgagTGGAAGTGTTGCCTCCTCATCCAAGTCTTCTGATGCCAAACCTCTCATGTGTCAAGTGAGACGCAAG CGAAAACCTGAGGAAGACGAGGCCACAGACGAACAGAAGAAGCCCAGGCTGGAGAATGGAGTGAAGCGTGAGGGAaccgaggagcaggaggag GACAAGAGCAAGGCAGCAAGCAATTTTGTGGTCAAGTCAATCGCCGTCAAGAGAAAAGTTGCTGAGAATGGTAAAGAGTCGTCAGCAGAGTCCTCCCCGGCCAAGGcagaatcttcctcctcttccaaatcAGAGTCTTCCTCTAACTCGACTGAATCTTCGTTGGCTCctcaagaaattaaatga
- the LOC123515793 gene encoding protein HGV2-like isoform X1 — protein sequence MASTTPSTKAQADSTTTTPHPPTTDEKVHAASAAFNHFSQGKRHLLVGDFKSAVAAFKEATESLVKLYGEQAPECGDAYYHYGHALLELARKEAGVLGPDLDGASSQEGSTGEEEDEEEESEESQEEEEGGKKEEGEEEEEEDGEGKEKDKKGNAEEGEGENTEEEEEVTTLQCAWEWLDVARVIFDKQEETPEVVKKRAQIRLSLGEVCMESEDYEGAINEFKQCLQMQEPVLEKDDRSLAETHYQLGLVYSLSDNFDSAVSHYTAAVDVIQLKIKNLQARVTEKNSWSKERRDKDLAESKDVFYTEEGEIEDLQQLLPDIHLKIVDMKEMKAASVEKLQQAAKPGDIAAMLLGKGEGPGSSSQVFSQAREGEASGSVASSSKSSDAKPLMCQVRRKQRKPEEDEATDEQKKPRLENGVKREGTEEQEEDKSKAASNFVVKSIAVKRKVAENGKESSAESSPAKAESSSSSKSESSSNSTESSLAPQEIK from the exons GCATGCGGCGAGTGCAGCATTCAACCATTTCTCCCAGGGCAAGCGACACCTCCTAGTCGGGGACTTCAAGTCTGCTGTTGCTGCATTCAAG GAGGCAACGGAATCTCTGGTGAAGCTGTATGGAGAGCAGGCGCCGGAGTGTGGCGATGCATACTACCACTACGGCCATGCACTGCTGGAGCTGGCACGCAAGGAGGCAGGCGTGCTGGGGCCAGACCTGGACGGCGCTAGTAGCC AAGAGGGAAgcacaggtgaggaggaagacgaagaggaagagagtgaagagtcacaagaggaggaggaaggtggaaagaaagaggaaggagaagaggaggaagaggaagatggagaaggaaaggagaaagataagaaaggaaatgctgaggaaggagaag GTGAGAatactgaggaagaggaggaggtgaccacCCTGCAGTGTGCCTGGGAGTGGCTGGATGTGGCTCGAGTCATCTTTGACAA GCAGGAGGAGACGCCGGAAGTTGTCAAGAAGAGGGCACAAATTCGCTTGAGTCTGGGTGAAGTGTGCATGGAGAGTGAGGACTATGAGGGAGCCATCAATGAGTTCAAGCAATGCCTTCAGATGCAG gagCCTGTGTTGGAGAAGGATGACCGCTCCCTGGCAGAGACGCACTACCAGCTGGGGTTGGTCTACAGCCTCTCAGACAACTTTGACAGTGCCGTGTCTCACTACACGGCCGCTGTTGACGTCATTCAACTCAAGATCAAGAACCTGCAGGCAAGAGTCACCGAAAAGAACTCGTGGAGCAAGGAGCGCAGGGATAAAGACT TGGCAGAGAGCAAGGATGTGTTCTATACAGAGGAGGGGGAGATCGAGGACCTGCAGCAGCTCCTTCCTGACATTCACCTCAAGATTGTCgacatgaaggaaatgaaagctgCTTCTGTTGAGAAACTTCAACAGGCAGCCAAg CCTGGGGACATTGCA GCTATGCTCCTGGGCAAGGGGGAGGGACCCGGCTCGTCAAGTCAAGTGTTCTCACaagcaagggaaggagaggcgagTGGAAGTGTTGCCTCCTCATCCAAGTCTTCTGATGCCAAACCTCTCATGTGTCAAGTGAGACGCAAG CAGCGAAAACCTGAGGAAGACGAGGCCACAGACGAACAGAAGAAGCCCAGGCTGGAGAATGGAGTGAAGCGTGAGGGAaccgaggagcaggaggag GACAAGAGCAAGGCAGCAAGCAATTTTGTGGTCAAGTCAATCGCCGTCAAGAGAAAAGTTGCTGAGAATGGTAAAGAGTCGTCAGCAGAGTCCTCCCCGGCCAAGGcagaatcttcctcctcttccaaatcAGAGTCTTCCTCTAACTCGACTGAATCTTCGTTGGCTCctcaagaaattaaatga
- the LOC123515748 gene encoding serine/arginine repetitive matrix protein 1-like: protein MPGRAATATVVEDGLMGPQDEADTYGFTPPRPPPGPRRWSSSHSLPAPSSPPPSRPTGHTAPRPQTYRNLRGILTKATPEDGPRRGGSVRDYQDPGPRTPRDYQEGPRWASRTYPEAPPTRASRDYHYDHTGPRDYHKASRSARDYQGVARDTRVLDSPRGTKEYLDTTREGVEYPSIPRDGSFSPSKATRSYQDLARPSGEYQNVSRTTRAYQDTVTTPRGTKDLEGIPRAASRDYSKNVPRPRSIRTHQTTFKDAPTREYQDRPRSSSTRSYQDNHRGSTRDSSRGSTREYPDSSRGSSREHHTARTNGDYQDLTRPARDHNSPRSIPRDYQDLTRPAIRDCHDTTRSTRTYQDTSRATRAYQDLPPHLLTRDHQGSGRVTKGYQTMPRSSREYQDTSTKATRDYTDRGGRAASTRDTLPSSRPFRDYQGTRGSRSDSLQPLKGMKEEKEEEEDVMAHWDSERGEKGTAERGERGNYNYHRQSSPSPNDTRTLPLPLPRTPVTPHTPHTPHHYSGQDTRPAASPSPSSHHPNQSSPPLHNHHNTSTSYHHIHSYQVSSGSRQALVRPVHSNQGQHKCRDCLGCVPYATLIATVMCCVGVGVFCGTMHRGTTLTLRLFREVFNLHISWMEPVQLSFMMVGAGMGGLGLLILLVGCLSSGNTLRRVYSSWRARLGGKITCALLMGVAYLLTLAWLLMFAGLVAITVFYTLAWFQCIHVPHTECIDYNQFRFLFPRTTIEEEKRVCSGGKRKLFCKDFVNNGEILCLLATASALLVILSLVHYLMCLAANYTHIKDHGKLMELQEMQFLHESEMSTLPKDRF, encoded by the exons ATGCCGGGCCGCGCTGCCACGGCCACGGTGGTGGAGGACGGCCTGATGGGGCCACAGGATGAGGCCGACACGTATGGGTTCACGCCGCCCAGACCACCACCTGGCCCCCGCCGCTGGTCCAGCAGCCACAGCCTGCCAgcaccctcctccccacccccatcCCGCCCTACTGGTCACACCGCTCCCCGGCCCCAGACCTACCGCAACTTGAGGGGCATTCTGACCAAGGCTACCCCTGAGGATGGCCCTCGGCGTGGTGGTTCTGTCAGGGACTACCAGGACCCCGGCCCTCGTACCCCCAGAGACTATCAGGAGGGTCCCCGGTGGGCCAGTAGGACCTACCCTGAGGCCCCGCCCACCAGGGCCTCCCGGGACTACCACTATGACCACACTGGCCCCAGGGACTACCACAAGGCCTCCCGCAGTGCCAGGGACTACCAAGGGGTGGCCAGGGACACCAGGGTGCTGGACTCCCCCCGGGGCACCAAGGAGTACCTTGACACCACCAGGGAAGGGGTGGAGTACCCTTCAATCCCGCGGGACGGCAGCTTCAGCCCCTCCAAGGCAACCCGCAGCTACCAGGACTTGGCTCGCCCATCCGGGGAATACCAGAACGTGTCCCGCACCACCAGGGCCTACCAGGACACTGTCACCACCCCACGGGGCACCAAGGACCTGGAGGGCATCCCCAGGGCTGCCTCCAGGGACTACAGCAAGAACGTGCCGCGGCCTCGCTCCATCCGCACCCACCAGACCACCTTCAAGGATGCCCCCACCAGGGAGTACCAGGACCGGccccgctcctcctccaccaggagCTACCAGGATAACCATCGAGGCAGCACCAGGGACTCCTCCCGGGGCAGCACCAGGGAGTACCCAGACTCCAGCCGGGGCAGCAGCAGAGAGCACCACACAGCCCGCACCAATGGAGACTACCAGGACCTGACCCGCCCCGCCAGGGACCACAACTCACCCCGCTCCATCCCCAGGGACTACCAGGACCTGACCCGCCCTGCCATCAGAGACTGCCACGACACTACCAGGAGCACCAGGACCTACCAGGACACCAGCAGGGCCACCCGGGCCTACCAAGACCTCCCCCCCCACCTCCTCACCAGGGACCACCAGGGATCAGGCCGGGTCACCAAGGGGTACCAGACCATGCCCCGCTCCAGCAGGGAGTACCAGGACACCAGTACAAAGGCCACCAGGGACTACACGGACAGGGGCGGACGGGCGGCAAGCACCAGGGACACACTGCCGTCCTCTCGCCCCTTCAGGGACTACCAGGGCACCAGGGGCTCCAGGTCAGACTCCCTCCAGCCTCtcaagggaatgaaggaggagaaggaagaggaggaagatgtcaTGGCTCACTGGGAttcagaaagaggagagaaaggaacagcagagagaggagagagaggcaactATAACTACCACAGACAAAGCTCTCCCTCCCCCAACGACACCCGCACCCTGCCCCTCCCCCTGCCACGCACCCCcgtcaccccacacacaccccacacccctCACCACTACTCAGGTCAGGACACCCGCCCCGCCgcctccccatccccctcctCGCATCACCCCAACCAGTCATCACCGCcactccacaaccaccacaacacctccaCCAGCTACCACCACATCCACAGTTACCAGGTGTCCAGTGGCAGCAGACAGGCACTCGTACGCCCCGTTCACTCCAACCAAG GCCAACACAAATGCCGGGACTGCCTGGGGTGTGTCCCGTATGCCACCCTCATTGCCACTGTGatgtgctgtgtgggtgtgggtgtgttctgTGGCACCATGCACAGGGGCACCACTCTCACCCTGCGCCTCTTTCGAGAAGTGTTCAACCTTCACATCTCATG gatgGAGCCCGTACAGCTGTCGTTCATGATGGTGGGGGCCGGCATGGGTGGTCTGGGGCTATTGATACTCTTGGTGGGGTGTCTGTCCAGCGGTAATACTCTGCGCCGTGTCTACAGCTCGTGGAGGGCCAGACTTGGAGGAAAAATTACCTGTGCTCTG CTGATGGGCGTGGCATACCTCCTCACGCTGGCCTGGCTGCTCATGTTTGCTGGCCTTGTTGCCATCACTGTCTTCTACACGCTGGCCTGGTTCCAGTGCATCCACGTGCCACACACTGAATGCATCGACTACAATCAattca GGTTTTTGTTCCCCCGCACCACCATTGAGGAGGAGAAACGGGTGTGTTCCGGGGGCAAGAGGAAGCTGTTCTGTAAGGACTTTGTCAACAACGGAGAAATACTGTGTCTCTTGGCCACTGCCTCAGCCCTACTTGTCATTCTTTCCCTG GTGCACTATCTGATGTGTCTTGCTGCAAACTACACCCACATCAAGGACCACGGCAAGCTGATGGAGCTGCAGGAGATGCAGTTCCTTCATGAGTCTGAGATGTCCACGCTGCCCAAGGACCGATTCTAG